One part of the Roseomonas gilardii genome encodes these proteins:
- a CDS encoding ABC transporter permease, with the protein MSAVLPEAAVKVAEPELAATDAHVARGPGLFRRLLRDPVGAASLVLVVLLIAAAALAPWLSPTDPYDNDLSLAMQPPGAAPGLWLGADAQGRNMVTRLLYGLRMSLLMGLASVVLGGGIGMVVGFAAAFWRRIDGLLMRLMDVLLSFPAILFGLALAAIFGPGIWAVVLALSVATVPLMARITRGAALGVMQQDYIEAARATGMSDTRLILRHLAPNCLSPIFVFTTLRFGQVILLGAALSFLGLGAQPPLAELGAMASEGRNFLFFAPHIAVIPCILIFLVGLGFNILGDALRDALDPKLRR; encoded by the coding sequence ATGAGCGCGGTGCTGCCCGAGGCGGCCGTCAAGGTCGCCGAGCCGGAGCTCGCCGCCACCGATGCCCATGTGGCGCGCGGCCCCGGCCTGTTTCGCCGCCTGCTGCGTGATCCGGTGGGCGCGGCCTCGCTGGTGCTGGTGGTGCTGCTGATCGCCGCCGCGGCGCTGGCGCCCTGGCTCTCGCCGACCGATCCCTATGACAACGACCTGTCGCTCGCCATGCAGCCGCCGGGCGCGGCGCCCGGGCTCTGGCTGGGGGCGGATGCACAGGGGCGCAACATGGTCACGCGCCTGCTCTACGGGCTGCGGATGAGCCTGCTGATGGGGCTGGCCTCGGTCGTGCTCGGCGGGGGGATCGGGATGGTGGTGGGCTTCGCCGCCGCCTTCTGGCGCCGAATCGACGGGCTGCTGATGCGGCTGATGGACGTGCTGCTGTCCTTCCCCGCCATCCTCTTCGGCCTGGCGCTGGCGGCGATCTTCGGCCCGGGCATCTGGGCCGTGGTGCTGGCGCTCTCGGTCGCGACCGTGCCGCTGATGGCCCGCATCACGCGCGGCGCGGCGCTGGGTGTGATGCAGCAGGACTACATCGAGGCGGCGCGGGCCACGGGCATGTCCGACACGCGGCTGATCCTGCGGCATCTCGCGCCCAACTGCCTGTCGCCGATCTTCGTCTTCACCACGCTGCGCTTCGGGCAGGTGATCCTGCTGGGCGCCGCGCTGTCCTTCCTCGGCCTGGGGGCGCAGCCGCCGCTGGCGGAGCTGGGCGCCATGGCGAGCGAGGGGCGGAACTTCCTGTTCTTCGCGCCGCATATCGCGGTGATCCCCTGCATCCTGATCTTCCTGGTCGGGCTGGGCTTCAACATCCTGGGCGACGCGCTGCGCGACGCGCTCGATCCGAAGCTGCGCCGCTGA
- a CDS encoding ABC transporter substrate-binding protein, with translation MRQTLRNALLGSAFALSALVPVASAWAQAAPRDTLVALREIDADNYDPARTTSQSAGWAIYMLADTLVSMDWDQKTVKPGLAESWTVSPDGKLYTFKLKQGVKFCDGKPMTAKDVVYSINRWIDPATRSPSKWRAGQVKEVRAVDDYTVEYELKEPFSELLTQLTMYFGSIVDQATVEKLGQNFGVQGFNGTGPYCWGNWTPRQDFVLNRHEGYNWGPPIYTNPSPQIGKVIWRVIPEANTRLAALQTGQADVVQEIPFFALEGLKKVPTVKLQQQPVYFWDYFVGFKVDKPVVSDPVIRKAINMAVDRGPITKAVFFSAGEPATTLLNPKVQDFDADAAKLQPKLDLDGARKLLDEDGWKPGSDGIREKNGQRASFLLYGIQNGTNNSMMQAMQADLRRIGIEMKIQLWDATVAWGKLATQEFDAFTMSYPYLSATDALSLYFPSANRPTPNRMNWVNEETDKNLLGARTATDPATRARMIGEVQEQITAANVWVPLVRQQLWLATSQRVDGARPHGVYGAALYKGLDIKLTR, from the coding sequence ATGCGTCAGACCCTTCGCAACGCGCTTCTCGGAAGCGCCTTCGCCCTGTCCGCGCTGGTACCCGTGGCGAGCGCCTGGGCGCAGGCCGCGCCGCGCGACACGCTGGTGGCGCTGCGCGAGATCGATGCCGACAACTACGACCCGGCGCGCACCACCTCGCAGTCGGCCGGCTGGGCGATCTACATGCTGGCCGACACGCTGGTCTCCATGGACTGGGACCAGAAGACGGTGAAGCCGGGCCTGGCCGAGAGTTGGACGGTGAGCCCGGACGGCAAGCTCTATACCTTCAAGCTGAAGCAGGGCGTGAAGTTCTGCGACGGCAAGCCGATGACGGCAAAGGATGTCGTCTATTCCATCAACCGCTGGATCGACCCGGCCACGCGCAGCCCCTCCAAGTGGCGCGCCGGGCAGGTGAAGGAGGTCCGCGCCGTCGATGACTACACCGTCGAGTATGAGCTGAAGGAGCCCTTCTCCGAGCTGCTGACCCAGCTCACCATGTATTTCGGTTCCATCGTCGATCAGGCGACGGTGGAGAAGCTCGGGCAGAATTTCGGCGTGCAGGGCTTCAACGGCACCGGCCCCTATTGCTGGGGGAACTGGACGCCACGGCAGGACTTCGTGCTGAACAGGCATGAGGGCTACAACTGGGGCCCGCCGATCTACACGAATCCCAGCCCGCAGATCGGCAAGGTGATCTGGCGCGTGATCCCGGAGGCCAATACCCGCCTCGCCGCGTTGCAGACCGGGCAGGCCGATGTGGTGCAGGAGATCCCCTTCTTCGCGCTGGAGGGGCTGAAGAAGGTCCCGACCGTGAAGCTGCAGCAGCAGCCGGTCTATTTCTGGGACTATTTCGTCGGCTTCAAGGTGGACAAGCCCGTGGTCAGCGACCCTGTGATCCGCAAGGCCATCAACATGGCGGTGGATCGCGGCCCGATCACCAAGGCCGTCTTCTTCTCCGCCGGCGAGCCCGCCACCACCCTGCTGAACCCCAAGGTGCAGGATTTCGACGCCGATGCGGCGAAGCTGCAGCCGAAGCTGGACCTCGACGGCGCGCGCAAGCTGCTGGACGAGGACGGCTGGAAGCCCGGCTCCGACGGCATCCGCGAGAAGAACGGGCAGCGCGCCAGCTTCCTGCTCTACGGCATCCAGAACGGCACCAACAACAGCATGATGCAGGCGATGCAGGCCGACCTGCGCCGCATCGGCATCGAGATGAAGATCCAGCTCTGGGACGCCACCGTGGCCTGGGGCAAGCTGGCGACGCAGGAATTCGACGCCTTCACCATGTCCTATCCCTATCTCTCGGCGACGGATGCGCTGTCCCTCTACTTCCCCAGCGCCAACCGGCCGACGCCGAACCGCATGAACTGGGTGAACGAGGAGACGGACAAGAACCTGCTCGGCGCCCGCACCGCCACCGACCCGGCCACCCGCGCCAGGATGATCGGCGAGGTGCAGGAGCAGATCACCGCGGCCAATGTCTGGGTGCCGCTGGTGCGCCAGCAGCTCTGGCTTGCCACCTCGCAGCGCGTGGATGGCGCGCGGCCGCACGGCGTCTATGGCGCGGCCCTGTACAAGGGCCTCGACATCAAGCTGACGCGCTGA
- a CDS encoding amidohydrolase family protein has protein sequence MTVTLIRNADVVVAWDEAAKTHAYLTGGDVAFEGGALRFVGRGYDGPAEEVIDGQGLMVMPGLVNIHTHPSSEPMNKGLLDEIGSPGLYNSSLYEFMPIFRAGEDAVPDCARVALSELLLSGVTTVADLSVPYDGWLDLLAESGLRAVVAPMFRSARWYTKNGHVVEYEWDEAAGEKAMAEALRLVDRAAQHECGRLSGMVIPAQIDTVSPGLMRESQQEAKARNLPWQIHAAQSVVEFHEITRRHGLTPIGWLDSMGLLNERAIIGHGIFLDDHPSTRWHTDTDLKRLAETGTSVAHCPTVFARRGITMKNFGRYRRAGVNMGLGTDTYPHNMLDEIRLAAYLARTQATDPRAVTTQELFEAATTGGAKALGREDIGRLAPGCRADFVLVDVTHPLMQPRRDPLRSLVYAASERALRAVYVDGTCAVRDGQVLTMDFAGAAARLNEAQKRVVAEAPGRDWAHRPVEQISPPTFRWS, from the coding sequence ATGACCGTCACGCTGATCCGCAACGCCGATGTCGTCGTGGCCTGGGACGAGGCCGCGAAGACCCATGCCTACCTGACCGGCGGCGACGTCGCCTTCGAGGGAGGCGCGCTCCGCTTCGTGGGCCGGGGCTATGACGGGCCGGCGGAGGAGGTGATCGACGGCCAGGGGCTGATGGTCATGCCCGGCCTTGTCAACATCCACACGCACCCGTCCAGCGAGCCGATGAACAAGGGCCTGCTGGACGAGATCGGCTCGCCGGGCCTCTACAACTCCTCGCTCTACGAGTTCATGCCGATCTTCCGGGCGGGCGAGGATGCGGTGCCCGACTGCGCCCGCGTGGCGCTGAGCGAGCTGCTGCTGTCGGGCGTCACCACGGTGGCCGACCTGTCCGTGCCCTATGACGGATGGCTCGACCTGCTGGCGGAAAGCGGGCTGCGCGCCGTCGTGGCGCCGATGTTCCGCTCCGCCCGCTGGTACACGAAGAACGGCCATGTGGTGGAGTACGAATGGGACGAGGCGGCCGGCGAGAAGGCGATGGCGGAGGCGCTGCGCCTGGTGGACCGGGCCGCGCAGCATGAATGCGGCCGCCTGTCGGGCATGGTGATCCCGGCGCAGATCGACACCGTCTCCCCCGGGCTGATGCGGGAAAGCCAGCAGGAGGCGAAGGCGCGCAACCTGCCCTGGCAGATCCATGCCGCGCAGTCGGTGGTGGAGTTCCACGAGATCACCCGGCGCCACGGGCTGACGCCGATCGGCTGGCTCGACAGCATGGGGCTGCTGAACGAGCGCGCGATCATCGGCCATGGCATCTTCCTCGACGACCATCCCTCGACGCGCTGGCACACGGACACCGACCTGAAGCGGCTGGCTGAGACGGGCACCAGCGTGGCGCATTGCCCGACCGTCTTCGCGCGGCGCGGCATCACCATGAAGAATTTCGGGCGCTACCGCCGCGCCGGGGTGAATATGGGCCTGGGCACGGACACCTATCCGCACAACATGCTCGACGAGATCCGGCTGGCCGCCTATCTCGCCCGCACGCAGGCGACCGATCCGCGCGCCGTCACCACGCAGGAACTCTTCGAGGCCGCGACCACGGGCGGGGCGAAGGCGCTGGGGCGGGAGGATATCGGCCGGCTCGCCCCCGGCTGCCGCGCCGATTTCGTGCTGGTGGATGTCACCCACCCGCTGATGCAGCCGCGCCGCGATCCCCTGCGCTCCCTGGTCTATGCCGCCTCCGAGCGTGCTCTGCGCGCCGTCTATGTGGACGGAACCTGCGCCGTGCGCGACGGGCAGGTGCTGACCATGGATTTCGCCGGGGCCGCCGCGCGGCTGAACGAGGCGCAGAAGCGCGTGGTGGCCGAGGCCCCCGGGCGCGACTGGGCGCACCGGCCGGTGGAGCAGATCTCCCCGCCGACCTTCCGCTGGTCCTGA
- a CDS encoding ABC transporter ATP-binding protein, with translation MAEPLLRIEGLRTSFHTGQGAVSPVDGVDLAVPRGRTLGIVGESGCGKSMLSLSIMGLVPPPGRIAAGKVLLEGRDIAALPQAEMRKIRGGEIAMIFQDPMTSLNPVHSVGRQITEAMRVHDRTASEGAMRDAAIGALRQVRIPAPERRFDQYPHELSGGMRQRVMIAMALACRPRLLIADEPTTALDVTVQAQILDLLRNLQAETGMSIILITHDLGVVAEMADEVAVMYAGRVVERCSAESLFNDPQHPYSIGLLGSVPRLDEERERLLAIDGSVPPPFALPKGCRFNPRCPFVLEICRSADPPLRDVAHRHHAACLRAPLDALATGIAA, from the coding sequence ATGGCCGAGCCGCTTCTGCGCATCGAGGGTCTGCGCACCAGCTTCCACACCGGCCAGGGCGCGGTCTCCCCGGTGGACGGGGTGGACCTCGCCGTGCCGCGCGGCCGCACGCTCGGCATCGTGGGGGAGAGCGGCTGCGGCAAGTCGATGCTCTCGCTCTCCATCATGGGCCTCGTGCCGCCGCCGGGGCGGATCGCCGCCGGAAAGGTGCTGCTGGAGGGCCGCGACATCGCCGCCTTGCCGCAGGCCGAGATGCGGAAGATCCGGGGCGGGGAGATTGCGATGATTTTCCAGGACCCGATGACCTCGCTGAACCCGGTGCACAGCGTCGGCCGGCAGATCACCGAGGCGATGCGCGTGCATGACCGCACTGCCTCGGAGGGTGCGATGCGCGACGCCGCCATCGGGGCGCTGCGCCAGGTCCGCATCCCGGCGCCGGAGCGGCGCTTCGACCAGTATCCGCACGAGCTCTCGGGCGGGATGCGGCAGCGCGTGATGATCGCCATGGCGCTGGCCTGCCGCCCGCGCCTGCTGATCGCCGACGAGCCGACCACGGCGCTGGACGTGACGGTGCAGGCGCAGATCCTCGACCTGCTGCGCAACCTCCAGGCCGAGACGGGGATGTCGATCATCCTGATCACCCACGACCTGGGCGTGGTGGCGGAGATGGCCGACGAGGTGGCGGTGATGTATGCCGGCCGCGTGGTGGAGCGCTGTTCCGCCGAGAGCCTGTTCAACGACCCGCAGCATCCCTACAGCATCGGGTTGCTCGGCAGCGTGCCGCGGCTGGACGAGGAGCGCGAGCGGCTGCTCGCCATCGACGGCTCCGTGCCGCCGCCCTTCGCCCTGCCGAAAGGGTGTCGCTTCAACCCGCGCTGCCCCTTCGTGCTGGAGATCTGCCGCAGCGCCGACCCGCCGCTGCGCGACGTGGCGCACCGGCACCATGCCGCCTGCCTGCGCGCGCCGCTCGATGCACTGGCCACGGGGATCGCGGCATGA
- a CDS encoding ABC transporter ATP-binding protein, which yields MSAPLLEVSGLAKHYPIRKGVVLARQIGAVRAVDGVGFSLNRGETLALVGESGCGKSTTARLVMRLIEPSAGTIRFDGKDVTTATGTALRALRRRMQIVFQDPFASLNPRLTVGDAIAEPMAVHDMGNGAARQARVQELLSLVGLRPFHAGRYPHEFSGGQRQRIGIARALSVRPDLLVCDEPVSALDVSIQAQVVNLLKDLQARFGLSYLFIAHDLAVVKHMADRVAVMYLGRIVEVAEKRALFAAPRHPYTRALLSAIPRPDPALRGSVTPLGGDLPSPANPPPGCRFHTRCPHAEAICREQDPELRAPAGPLGGDPNHLAACHLADRLPPVENVAEHGLAPNAARRLALFTAAREMRLAG from the coding sequence ATGAGCGCGCCGCTGCTGGAGGTCTCTGGCCTCGCCAAGCACTATCCCATCCGCAAGGGCGTGGTGCTGGCGCGCCAGATCGGCGCCGTGCGGGCCGTGGACGGCGTCGGATTCAGCCTGAACCGGGGGGAGACCCTGGCGCTGGTGGGGGAATCCGGCTGCGGCAAGTCCACCACCGCGCGGCTGGTGATGCGGCTGATCGAGCCCAGCGCCGGCACGATCCGCTTCGACGGAAAGGATGTGACCACGGCCACCGGCACCGCGCTGCGGGCGCTGCGCCGGCGCATGCAGATCGTCTTCCAGGACCCCTTCGCCAGCCTCAACCCGCGCCTGACCGTGGGCGATGCCATCGCCGAGCCGATGGCGGTGCACGACATGGGCAATGGCGCGGCGCGGCAGGCGCGGGTGCAGGAGCTGCTCTCGCTGGTCGGGCTGCGGCCCTTCCATGCCGGACGCTATCCGCACGAGTTCTCCGGCGGACAGCGGCAGCGCATCGGCATCGCCCGGGCCCTGTCGGTGCGGCCGGACCTGCTGGTCTGCGACGAGCCCGTCTCGGCGCTGGACGTCTCGATCCAGGCGCAGGTGGTGAACCTGCTGAAGGATCTCCAGGCGCGGTTCGGGCTGAGCTATCTCTTCATCGCGCACGACCTGGCGGTGGTGAAGCACATGGCCGACCGCGTGGCGGTGATGTATCTCGGCCGCATCGTCGAGGTCGCCGAGAAGCGCGCCCTCTTCGCCGCGCCGCGCCACCCCTATACGCGGGCGCTGCTTTCCGCCATCCCGCGCCCCGACCCGGCGCTGCGCGGCTCGGTCACGCCGCTGGGCGGCGACCTTCCGAGCCCGGCCAACCCGCCGCCCGGCTGCCGCTTCCACACGCGCTGCCCCCATGCGGAGGCGATCTGCCGGGAGCAGGACCCGGAACTGCGCGCGCCCGCCGGGCCGCTGGGAGGCGATCCCAACCACCTCGCCGCCTGCCATCTCGCGGACCGTCTGCCGCCGGTGGAGAATGTCGCCGAACATGGGTTGGCGCCGAATGCGGCGCGGCGGCTGGCGCTCTTCACCGCCGCGCGGGAGATGAGGCTGGCGGGGTGA
- a CDS encoding glutathione S-transferase family protein, which translates to MLGSLAADDREAWLPMLLYEHPLSSYAQKVKIALREKGLPFTAELPESFGTGRADTPLADANPRQEVPVLVDGEARILDSTIILEYIEERWPEPPLLPRDPAARAFARVTEEVCDTQYEAVNWGFGEILWFRRATGELAERMRATAARQTRLLQGWLAGRLGEAPFFSGERFGWADAAVAPMLNRSVHYGLGPEAGTPLAHWHARIRGRPSVAQTFAEFDAAAARMAAASELYTTGGRRREYRDHRLDWMIRSGGIEVVLAGLRDNNIRFSWPE; encoded by the coding sequence GTGCTAGGCTCCCTGGCTGCTGACGACCGCGAGGCCTGGCTGCCCATGCTGCTCTACGAACATCCGCTTTCCTCCTATGCGCAGAAGGTGAAGATCGCCCTGCGCGAGAAGGGCCTGCCCTTCACCGCGGAACTGCCGGAGAGCTTCGGCACCGGCCGGGCGGACACGCCCCTCGCCGACGCCAATCCGCGCCAGGAGGTGCCGGTGCTGGTCGATGGCGAGGCACGGATCCTCGATTCCACGATCATCCTCGAATACATCGAGGAGCGCTGGCCGGAGCCGCCGCTGCTGCCGCGCGACCCGGCCGCCCGCGCCTTCGCCCGCGTCACCGAGGAGGTCTGCGACACGCAGTACGAGGCGGTGAACTGGGGCTTCGGCGAGATCCTGTGGTTCCGCCGCGCCACGGGCGAACTGGCGGAGCGGATGCGCGCCACGGCGGCGCGGCAGACGCGGCTGCTGCAGGGCTGGCTGGCGGGGCGGCTGGGGGAAGCGCCCTTCTTCAGCGGGGAGCGTTTCGGCTGGGCCGATGCGGCAGTGGCGCCGATGCTCAACCGCTCGGTGCATTACGGTCTGGGGCCGGAGGCGGGGACGCCGCTCGCGCACTGGCATGCGCGCATCCGCGGGCGGCCTTCCGTGGCGCAGACCTTCGCCGAGTTCGACGCGGCGGCGGCACGGATGGCGGCGGCCTCGGAACTCTACACCACCGGCGGGCGGCGGCGGGAATACCGCGACCACCGGCTGGACTGGATGATCCGTTCCGGCGGCATCGAGGTCGTGCTGGCCGGTCTGCGCGACAACAACATCCGCTTCTCCTGGCCGGAATAG
- a CDS encoding glutathione S-transferase family protein produces the protein MILIGQYDSPFVRRVAVALRLYRLGYEHRPWSTFGDAERLAAINPLRRVPVLLLDDGEALIESGAILDHLDEQASPDTRLIPASGAERRRMLRLCALATGLCDKMVSLIYERVLHETVSERWVARCEAQIRDVLAALETERTREPAPFWNGVAPGHADIALGCALRFLAEAHPAIHGDGGAWPSLAAHAARCETLDAFAGVVQVFDPPKR, from the coding sequence ATGATCCTGATCGGCCAGTACGATTCGCCCTTCGTCCGCCGCGTGGCGGTGGCCCTGCGCCTCTACCGGCTGGGCTACGAGCACCGGCCCTGGTCCACCTTCGGCGATGCGGAGCGGCTGGCCGCCATCAACCCGCTGCGCCGCGTCCCCGTGCTGCTGCTCGACGATGGCGAGGCGCTGATCGAGAGCGGCGCGATCCTGGACCACCTGGACGAACAGGCATCGCCGGACACACGGCTGATCCCCGCCTCCGGCGCGGAACGGCGCCGCATGCTGCGCCTCTGTGCCCTGGCCACCGGCCTCTGCGACAAGATGGTCAGCCTGATCTACGAACGCGTCCTGCACGAGACGGTCTCGGAACGCTGGGTGGCGCGCTGCGAGGCGCAGATCCGCGATGTGCTCGCGGCGCTGGAGACGGAGCGGACGCGCGAGCCCGCGCCCTTCTGGAACGGCGTGGCGCCGGGCCATGCCGATATCGCCCTGGGCTGCGCGCTGCGCTTCCTCGCCGAGGCGCATCCGGCGATCCATGGCGACGGCGGCGCGTGGCCCAGCCTGGCGGCCCATGCGGCGCGTTGCGAGACACTGGATGCCTTCGCGGGCGTCGTGCAGGTCTTCGATCCGCCGAAGCGCTGA
- a CDS encoding DUF3237 domain-containing protein yields the protein MTPPSLHHVADIAVEVGEPIAVGETGEGLRRIVPILGGSVRGPRLSGRILPAGADFQVIRADGYTTLEARYVVELDDGALVYIVNTGVRHGPPEVMARITRGEPVPPEQVYFRTAPRFETAAAAHAWLTRPLFLATGIRRPDRVELAVFAVE from the coding sequence ATGACGCCACCAAGCCTGCACCATGTCGCCGACATCGCGGTGGAGGTGGGGGAGCCCATCGCCGTGGGCGAGACCGGCGAAGGGCTGCGCCGGATCGTGCCGATCCTGGGCGGCTCGGTCCGGGGGCCGCGCCTGTCCGGCCGCATCCTGCCGGCGGGGGCGGATTTCCAGGTGATCAGGGCGGACGGCTACACCACGCTGGAGGCGCGCTATGTGGTGGAGCTGGATGACGGGGCGCTCGTCTATATCGTGAACACCGGCGTGCGGCATGGCCCGCCCGAGGTCATGGCCCGCATCACGCGGGGCGAGCCGGTGCCGCCGGAGCAGGTCTATTTCCGCACGGCGCCACGCTTCGAGACCGCCGCCGCGGCGCATGCCTGGCTGACCCGGCCGCTCTTCCTGGCCACCGGCATCCGCCGGCCGGATCGGGTGGAACTCGCGGTCTTCGCGGTGGAATAG
- a CDS encoding MFS transporter gives MPTRHPERLPAGFRRLVLSSLPAQFSEQIALAAAPLAAVLLLGAGAVQTGLLQAAQTLPFLLLSLPAGVLADRASRRRLMLGAEALRAAALLAILLLLLGQALTLPWLAALGFLGAAGTVAYSVAAPALVPSLVPAGGLAMANRWLELTRSTAFAAGPALGGAVVGWAGAAPAYALATALSLLAALLLRGLPEGRSRGGQGSRHLLAELREGAGFVLSHPLLRPVLVTATLFNTAWFLLQSVYVVYAVERLGLGAGGVGLTLGLYGVGMVAGAAAAPWLMRRLSFGATIALGPLGALLASLLMLATLALPPGVWPSGFLAGMSCLIFGAGPILWTIATTTLRQSVTPPGLLGRVSATVMTATFGARPLGAALGALLASQGGMEACLWASSLGFAAQFLVLSRSPVPRLVRQPEMA, from the coding sequence GTGCCCACCCGACACCCAGAGCGTCTGCCCGCCGGTTTCCGGCGACTCGTCCTTTCCAGCCTTCCGGCCCAGTTCTCCGAACAGATCGCCCTGGCCGCCGCGCCGCTCGCCGCCGTGCTGCTCCTCGGGGCAGGGGCCGTGCAGACCGGGTTGCTCCAGGCCGCGCAGACCCTGCCTTTCCTGCTGCTCTCGCTGCCCGCCGGGGTGCTGGCGGACCGTGCATCCCGCCGCCGCCTCATGCTGGGGGCGGAAGCACTGCGCGCGGCCGCGCTGCTCGCCATCCTGCTCCTGCTGCTGGGGCAGGCGCTGACCCTGCCCTGGCTGGCGGCGCTGGGCTTCCTGGGGGCGGCCGGCACGGTGGCCTACAGCGTCGCCGCACCGGCCCTGGTGCCGTCGCTGGTGCCGGCCGGCGGGCTGGCCATGGCCAACCGCTGGCTGGAGCTGACGCGCAGCACCGCCTTCGCCGCCGGCCCCGCCCTGGGCGGTGCGGTCGTGGGATGGGCCGGGGCGGCGCCGGCCTATGCCCTGGCCACGGCGCTCTCGCTGCTGGCGGCGCTGCTGCTCCGCGGCCTGCCGGAAGGCCGGAGTCGGGGCGGGCAGGGATCGCGCCACCTCCTGGCCGAACTACGCGAGGGCGCGGGCTTCGTGCTGTCGCATCCGCTGCTGCGCCCGGTGCTGGTCACCGCGACGCTCTTCAACACCGCCTGGTTCCTGCTGCAGTCCGTCTATGTGGTCTATGCGGTGGAACGGCTCGGCCTGGGGGCTGGCGGCGTGGGCCTGACGCTGGGCCTCTATGGGGTGGGTATGGTCGCGGGCGCCGCGGCCGCGCCCTGGCTGATGCGGCGGCTTTCCTTTGGTGCGACCATCGCCCTGGGGCCGCTCGGCGCGCTGCTGGCCTCGCTGCTGATGCTGGCCACCCTGGCCCTTCCACCGGGGGTCTGGCCCTCCGGCTTCCTGGCGGGGATGTCCTGCCTGATCTTCGGCGCGGGGCCGATCCTCTGGACCATTGCCACCACCACCCTGCGGCAGTCCGTCACGCCACCCGGGCTGCTGGGCCGGGTCTCGGCCACGGTGATGACCGCAACCTTCGGCGCCCGCCCGCTCGGTGCCGCGCTGGGAGCCTTGCTGGCGAGCCAGGGCGGCATGGAGGCCTGCCTCTGGGCCTCCTCGCTGGGCTTCGCCGCGCAGTTCCTGGTGCTGTCGCGTTCGCCGGTGCCGCGTCTCGTCCGTCAACCTGAAATGGCCTGA